Below is a window of Candidatus Paceibacter sp. DNA.
CAAGGACGACGGCATCGGAGTTCTGCCGGAGTCGGCGCCGTCTTTGTTTACCAAATTTTTCCGGGACAGATTGGCCAAAGAGGTGCACACCGAGGGCTCCGGCATTGGCCTGTTTATCGTCAAAAACATCATAGAACGCCACGGCGGCGCGGTGGGCTACGAGCCCAACAAGGACGGCAAAGGCTCCACTTTCTACTTCACCCTGCCGGCGTATAAAGAAAAGTGAGGATTGGTGTTATTCTAGCATTTGCGCGAACTTTCTTTGAACGGAACTCCTGATGCGCCCCGCCACTATTTTTCTGGGGATATGGAGGCGGGGCGACGGACTCTTTTTGAAAAAATCGGCGGCTAATTATTAAGATATTCCTCTTTGCTATTTTCATCGTGCGCATCAAACGCACGATAATTTACTAACATCTCTTCTCCTTTTTCTATGTCACGATTTGCAACGCCTAATGTTTCGGGCTCGCCAGGGGTTGGAACAACATCAATATTATTTTTTACCGACGAGTGATTTGTGAATCTGCTATCGTCAATAGAGTAAACATATTTTCCTGTTGTTGTAGATAAGTAGGCATATCGGTCAATAAGTTCACGGTGTTCCAGTGGCATTTGTTTAACTTCTTCTGGGTCAAAAAGAATATCAAAGCGCGGGTTGAATCTCCATGTCACAGTTCCTTTTGGAATTTTCTCATCCGCAAATAATCCTATTCCTTCAATTTTACTTGGCTTTGCGCTT
It encodes the following:
- a CDS encoding SET domain-containing protein translates to MLTVKASAKPSKIEGIGLFADEKIPKGTVTWRFNPRFDILFDPEEVKQMPLEHRELIDRYAYLSTTTGKYVYSIDDSRFTNHSSVKNNIDVVPTPGEPETLGVANRDIEKGEEMLVNYRAFDAHDENSKEEYLNN